In the genome of Quercus robur chromosome 3, dhQueRobu3.1, whole genome shotgun sequence, one region contains:
- the LOC126717278 gene encoding uncharacterized protein LOC126717278 — protein MHRVGSAGNTNNSSRPRKEKRLTYVLNDADDTKHCAGVNCLALLKSSGTDGSDYLFTGSRDGTLKRWALTDDAATCSTTFESHVDWVNDAVLVGDNTLVSCSSDTTLKTWNSLSDGTCTRTLRQHSDYVTCLAAAEKNSNIVASGGLGGEVFIWDLEAALTPLSKSGDAMEDDCSNGINGSGNSLPISSLRTISSSNSISAHTNQSHGYVPIAAKGHKESVYALAMNDSGTLLVSGGTEKVVRVWDPRSGSKTMKLRGHTDNIRALILDSTGRLCLSGSSDSMIRLWDLGQQRCVHSYAVHTDSVWALASTPAFSHVYSGGRDLSLYLTDLATRESFLLCTGEHPILQMALHDDSIWAATSDSSVHRWPAEGRNPQKVFQRGGSFLAGNLSFSRARVSLEGSALVPVFKEPTLTIPGTPGIVQHEILNNRRHVLTKDTAGSVKLWEITKGIVVADYGKVSFEEKKEELFEMVSIPAWFTVDTRLGSLSIHLDTPQCFSAEMYSADLNIAGKPEDDKVNLARETLKGLLAHWLAKRKQRFGSQASANGDLLSGKDVSHRSLTHSRIEADINAENDSMVYPPFEFSTVYPPSIITEGSYGGPWRKKITDLEGTEDEKDFPFWCLDCVLNNRLPPRENTKCSFYLHPCEGSTVQILTQGKLSAPRILRIHKVINYVIEKMVLDKPLDSVNPDGTFAPGLAGGQLQHSVIGDGTFRSGLKPWQKLKPSIEILCNNQVLAPDMSLATVRAYIWKKADDLVLNYRLVQGR, from the exons ATGCACCGTGTAGGTAGTGCAGGGAACACAAACAATTCTTCTCGCCCTCGTAAGGAGAAGAGGTTAACATATGTGTTGAATGATGCCGATGACACAAAG CATTGCGCAGGTGTAAATTGTTTGGCTCTATTGAAGTCATCAGGAACTGATGGCAGTGATTACCTCTTCACTGGGAGCCGTGATGGCACACTTAAAAGATGGGCTTTAACGGATGATGCAGCTACCTGTTCTACTACTTTTGAGTCTCATGTGGATTGG GTTAATGATGCTGTCCTTGTTGGTGATAATACTCTTGTTTCCTGTTCTTCAGATACAACCCTTAAG ACATGGAACAGTTTGTCTGATGGAACATGTACAAGGACTCTCCGTCAACACTCCGACTATGTTACTTGTCTTGCTGCAgcagaaaaaaat AGCAATATTGTTGCCTCTGGTGGCCTTGGAGGGGAGGTTTTCATATGGGATCTTGAAGCCGCACTTACTCCACTATCAAAGTCAGGTGATGCAATGGAAGATGATTGTTCAAATGGTATCAATGGTTCAGGAAATTCACTACCAATTTCAAGTTTACGTACCATAAGCTCAAGCAACAGCATTTCTGCGCACACCAATCAGTCCCATGGATATGTTCCAATTGCTGCCAAAGGCCATAAGGAGTCAGTTTATGCGTTGGCAATGAATGATAGTGGAACTCTTCTTGTCTCTGGTGGAACTGAAAAG GTTGTTCGAGTTTGGGACCCAAGATCCGGTTCAAAGACTATGAAACTACGAGGGCATACAGATAACATTAGGGCTTTGATTCTGGATTCTACTGGCAG ACTATGCTTATCTGGCTCTTCTGACTCTATGATCAG ACTCTGGGATCTTGGTCAGCAACGATGTGTGCATTCCTACGCTGTGCATACAGATTCTGTTTGGGCACTTGCTAGCACTCCGGCATTTAGTCATGTTTATAGTGGTGGGAGAGACCTTTCT TTATACTTGACAGACTTGGCGACAAGGGAGAGTTTCTTGCTTTGCACAGGAGAACACCCTATTTTGCAAATGGCTTTGCATGATGATAGTATATGGGCTGCTACCAGTGATTCTTCTGTTCATAGATGGCCTGCTGAAGGACGTAACCCTCAGAAGGTCTTTCAAAGAGGCGGTTCATTCTTAGCTGGAAACTTGTCATTTTCGAGGGCAAGGGTCTCCTTAGAAGGATCTGCCCTT GTTCCTGTTTTCAAAGAGCCAACACTAACCATTCCTGGAACTCCTGGAATAGTGCAgcatgaaattttgaataatagaAGGCATGTGTTGACTAAG GATACTGCTGGTTCCGTGAAGCTGTGGGAGATCACCAAGGGCATTGTAGTTGCAGATTATGGAAAG GTGTCATTTgaggagaaaaaggaagaacTATTTGAAATG GTAAGCATTCCTGCATGGTTCACTGTGGATACCAGGCTTGGAAGTTTATCTATCCATTTGGACACCCCACAATGCTTTTCTGCTGAGATGTATTCAGCAGACCTTAACATTGCAGGGAAACCTGAGGATGATAAG GTTAATCTTGCTCGAGAAACCCTTAAAGGACTCTTGGCTCATTGGTTGGCTAAAAGAAAGCAAAGATTTGGATCCCAGGCTTCAGCAAATGGGGATTTGTTATCTGGGAAGGATGTTAGCCATAGAAGTCTTACCCATTCAAGAATTGAGGCTGATATTAATGCTGAGAACGACTCAATGGTGTATCCACCATTTGAATTTTCAACTGTTTACCCTCCATCCATTATTACTGAGGGCTCTTATGGAGGTCCATGGAGAAAGAAAATTACTGATTTAGAGGGAACTGAAGATGAGAAGGACTTTCCTTTCTGGTGTCTAGATTGTGTGTTGAATAATCGGCTCCCTCCCAGAGAAAATACCAA GTGCAGCTTTTATTTACATCCATGTGAGGGTTCAACTGTCCAGATCCTCACACAAGGGAAACTAAGTGCACCCCGTATATTGAGGATTCATAAG GTCATTAATTATGTCATAGAAAAGATGGTCCTTGACAAACCCTTGGATAGTGTAAATCCCGATGGAACGTTTGCTCCAGGACTGGCTGGAGGGCAGTTACAGCATTCAGTGATTGGAGATGGAACTTTTCGGTCCGGATTGAAGCCTTGGCAAAAACTTAAACCCTCCATAGAGATATTGTGCAACAATCAG GTCTTGGCCCCAGACATGAGCTTAGCCACAGTGCGGGCTTATATATGGAAGAAGGCTGATGACCTTGTTCTCAATTATAGATTGGTTCAGGGCAGGTGA